Genomic segment of Hylaeus volcanicus isolate JK05 chromosome 6, UHH_iyHylVolc1.0_haploid, whole genome shotgun sequence:
CACGATTCCACACACCTCTGATGGGCACCTTTTCGGCGGGTATTCTCACAGGTTAATATTCCTTGCTTGTTATCCCTCGTCTCGCgttttcttcatttaaaaacattgaaaaactGTTTCAGGCGTATTAGCAACGATATTCGAATTGACTCAACTGGTGAACATGATGAGCATTGGAACCTTACTCGCTTACTCGATTGTGGCAGCCTGCGTGCTTGTACTTCGGTAACAACAAATAAGTCCAacaagatataaaaaaaaaaatattccacagAAAACCTGTtagaatttaaacgaataccCGTTAATTGTTCCAGATACGAGGAGAGCGAAGCTTACGAGAAGAAAGATGACCGTGATCCAAGAACCTTGAGGTTCATAGGAAACCAACTAATTAACgccaataaattaaaacactCTACAAAATTAACATCGCAAATCGTGACGTATCTCGTCGGATGTTACTGTAAGTatattagttttttaattaattgtgttGGATAAATCTCATGATactcgtatttattttttagtaattCTATGCATCTGTGTTGGTGTCatactttcaatgttttccgGCGAAGTCACAAAAGGAGAAACTGCAGTCGTCGTCCCACTCGCTGTATTAATACTTGCTTTGTTAGCTAGCCTCACATTTATATATCTTCAACCAACTTCTGGAAAGAAGCTCGCGTTCTCGGTATGTAATActcgattgaaatattttttttaaatcgaacgtAAAGAGACAATATAAAAACGCGCATGTATATTTTAGGTTCCATTGGTGCCGTTTCTACCAGCACTTAGTATCCTTGTGAATATATACCTCATGATGATGTTAGACAGGATGACATGGGTGCGATTTTTAATTTGGATGGCGATCGGTAGGTAGATCGATAGATCAAAGATTGTAAAATAAACCACGATGTAAACGAATCTCTTTCTTATTGCAGGGCTAGGAATATATTTCTGTTATGGTATTTGGCACAGCAAAATGAGGAGAAGGGAAAGCATAAAGCCAAACGACAACGGtgttaataaagaaacaaagagtAATAGTAATTTTCCACGACTCACATGACAgtagtttcttttatattttttattctaaatatacgTTTTACATAATACTGAGCGCCTAATTTAAAAAGAGTCGGTTGACTCGAAAGCGgtttaaaagtattacaaCGACATTTTAagctaaataaattatacgcgTAAAAAAGGGATGAAAATTAAAGACCAAACAGAGATTTGAGATCGTTGAGGGTAAGTTTCGAGGCGACGGAAGTTTTACCGCCGCTTAGAACATTTTGCGctatttccattttcttctcttGCAATTGCTTGATGCGCTCTTCTATCGTATCTTTGCAAATAAACCTAGACAAAATTCGAGAATAAAGACAAAGTTCTCGTGAATCGGTAATATcaagatataaaaaaactCGAGCCACTTACTTGTATATGGAAACGTTCTTCTTTTGCCCGAAACGGTAAATCCTATCTTGTGCCTGCACTTCCAGTTGCGGATTCCAGtgaatatcaattaataataagtgaTTTCCACCTACTAAGTTCAGTCCAACACCTCCAGCAGTAAgagaaagtaataatattcttgGATCTCTGTTTGGAGAGTTAAATGAATCCATTACACCCTGTAAATATGTTCcatacgaaattaattacacagatattcattattaagaGCGAAggatgaatatttcattaaagtaCCTGCCGATCCTTGATTGCCACGTTGCCCGTGAACATACTAAACGTGGCACCTCTTATCGAAGACAAATACGACgctacaatttttaacataGACGACCATTGAGATACAATAATCAATTTATcgtttttctctaaaatttcttcgacCTTACTAAGTACCACTTTCATCTGcattcaaaataatacaattaaataaatgttatgtttTCCGTAATATCATTGgggaaattttattggaatcgTTTAAACAAATCATTGGTCAACCACTGtatataattaagaataatttacgAGTAATTGTTAATCAatcatgtataatataataatactataatCGTATAATCACTCACCTTGGAACTTATACGCTCAGCTTTAAAGACAGGATTCTTGGACGTGAGTAAATTTGTGGTTACCCTATGATCAATGCCTATCTCctgatcattttcatttttgttatcatCAGAATCTTGCAACGTTATATTGTTCATTTGTAACAATATGTTTGAATCTATATTTTGCATATCCATTATTCCACTCTCCATCATGTCTTCTTGGTCCAGCATCGAATGAATAAGGGTCGGATGAACGCAAATTTGACGTAATCTCAACAACAGGACCAAAATTTCGTGAGCCTTAACGTCAGCGtgtaacgataataatttattctgcGCTTTTGTGAATTGAGTATTCTTGTCTGAAAAAAGATCACGAAAAATTATGATGATTTAGAGGATCAAAAACAGCTTctgatatttcatataaattgcCATCGATACACGTACTTGGATTCGAAAGAAACGCCGGTTTATCGTACGCGCCGCTAGCTAAATCATCCATATGATCTTTCTCTGCTCTCTGCGATAGAAATTGAGCGAACAAGGTGCGAGAATAAATCAAGACTTTCTCGTATACCAACTGCTCCTGCTCATCGAGCTCTACAATTATTTCCTCTATCATTTTATCGGGTAAACATTCTAGCTCGCCCTTATCTTGGAGCTCTTGTTTCGTTCTCCGCAACATTAGCGTGTCCATCACGGTTGCTAATCGTTGACGACCAGAGTGATCTTTGTTATCTACCCAACGTTTCCAAACTCGTAGATCGTCGAAAGGCGTACATTTGAGGAACTTCAAAATCGAGTATAAATCCATTTCCTTATTCTGAATAGGCGTACCAGAGAGTGCCCACCGTTTATTCGCCACGAGACCGCACACGGCTTCGGATGCCTGACTTTTATGATTTCGAACGACATGCGCCTCGTCGAGTATCACGCGGTCCCAATGAATTCTGTACGTTGTTGATTTGGTCTTATATTCACGGCTTAATATGTTGTATGTTGTAATGACTACGTCGTTTCTCGCTAATCTCTTCGGCACAGTTTCTCGGTTGGTACCATGATAAACCTCGATGGAAAGCAAACCTCGTTTGCACCTGTTGAGTATTTCATTTTCCCATTGCGATAACAGAGATGCTGGGCAAACTACGAGCGTACCCCCTTTATGTTTCACTGctgttttataatttgtcCATTCTTCGTCGCTACTATCCTCCGTACTTTTGGATTTTTTCGCAGCAATGATCAAAGATATCATCGTTAAAGTTTTACCCAAACCCATATCATCTGCGAGAACCCCACCAGGGGGTCTCTGTTGTTCTCTCCACATTAACCAAGCCAACGCGTGTTGCTGATGAGGCATTAACTGTACTTTCAAGCCCTGTGGATCATCTGCTCTCTGTTCTTCGGTTGGTCTAGCTAGAAGAGACCCATGTAAATCTTGTATTCTATCGACTGTTAAAGCTAATTCCTTATTCAGTGTTGCTTGAGCTCTTGCCCCGAGTTCTTTCATTTCTAGCGATGTTTTCAGTTTTGTCGGTATGCTATTTATGTCATGTTCGGAATCTAAGTCACTGGTATACGTTAGCTTGTGAGTAATGAAgtcttttttaacgaattgtACATCTTTATCTTGCTGAGTTAAAGGCGTATTTTCCAATTCAATCGCGAtctcttctatttctttttcctgtGCCATGATACTCTGGCGCAACCTTTCACCTTTGTCTGGTAGTAAATCAATATTACCAGTGTCTAACAACAactgaaaatacaaaatatgtagATTCTGAAAGAAGTCTTGaagaatctatttttttcaacttctttatttgaacaaattattttgaaggAGAATAAGCACATCCATAGATGAATTTGAGTAAATTTACCTTCGTCTTGCTTAGCTGATTCTGCAAGTGTTCCATTTTACAAATAAGAAGAGCTCTTTTCTGTGCAACCATTGGGTCTATATTGCCAAcaccaatttctttttttgctaGTGTCACTGCAATTTCTTCAGGTTctgaactatttttattatctgtGTTCAAATCTGTAAATCAATTCAATGTTGATTTAACGAATTGTTTATTCATATCTCTGTCTTGAAAAAATCAGTATTAAAACACAAACTGGATGACTGCTTAGACTGTTGTACATTTCTTCCTTCATTGGGTGTATGCGTACTCGTGGATGATGTACTGCCATCTTCATctactgtattattattgtcagATTCATTGTTCAGTGAGATATTACTAATATCCATAGTATTTATACTGTTCATAGTGATATCAAGGgttttacttttcttctttgttttcttaCTCTGTgcagtaataattttttcgcTGCCATCTATAAAACAATACAAT
This window contains:
- the LOC128878003 gene encoding transcription termination factor 2-like isoform X2; this encodes MDESYNWFRGSPRADGNSVVISDSDEDIDNVGKEQFLVIESSGSSNNISRNITPETSLPSNGDRIRKFIPDYSDNEDQNDASCSDSNEDDPDYSNSNGSEKIITAQSKKTKKKSKTLDITMNSINTMDISNISLNNESDNNNTVDEDGSTSSTSTHTPNEGRNVQQSKQSSNLNTDNKNSSEPEEIAVTLAKKEIGVGNIDPMVAQKRALLICKMEHLQNQLSKTKLLLDTGNIDLLPDKGERLRQSIMAQEKEIEEIAIELENTPLTQQDKDVQFVKKDFITHKLTYTSDLDSEHDINSIPTKLKTSLEMKELGARAQATLNKELALTVDRIQDLHGSLLARPTEEQRADDPQGLKVQLMPHQQHALAWLMWREQQRPPGGVLADDMGLGKTLTMISLIIAAKKSKSTEDSSDEEWTNYKTAVKHKGGTLVVCPASLLSQWENEILNRCKRGLLSIEVYHGTNRETVPKRLARNDVVITTYNILSREYKTKSTTYRIHWDRVILDEAHVVRNHKSQASEAVCGLVANKRWALSGTPIQNKEMDLYSILKFLKCTPFDDLRVWKRWVDNKDHSGRQRLATVMDTLMLRRTKQELQDKGELECLPDKMIEEIIVELDEQEQLVYEKVLIYSRTLFAQFLSQRAEKDHMDDLASGAYDKPAFLSNPNKNTQFTKAQNKLLSLHADVKAHEILVLLLRLRQICVHPTLIHSMLDQEDMMESGIMDMQNIDSNILLQMNNITLQDSDDNKNENDQEIGIDHRVTTNLLTSKNPVFKAERISSKMKVVLSKVEEILEKNDKLIIVSQWSSMLKIVASYLSSIRGATFSMFTGNVAIKDRQGVMDSFNSPNRDPRILLLSLTAGGVGLNLVGGNHLLLIDIHWNPQLEVQAQDRIYRFGQKKNVSIYKFICKDTIEERIKQLQEKKMEIAQNVLSGGKTSVASKLTLNDLKSLFGL
- the LOC128878003 gene encoding transcription termination factor 2-like isoform X1, whose amino-acid sequence is MDESYNWFRGSPRADGNSVVISDSDEDIDNVGKEQFLVIESSGSSNNISRNITPETSLPSNGDRIRKFIPDYSDNEDQNDASCSDSNEDDPDYSNSSDGSEKIITAQSKKTKKKSKTLDITMNSINTMDISNISLNNESDNNNTVDEDGSTSSTSTHTPNEGRNVQQSKQSSNLNTDNKNSSEPEEIAVTLAKKEIGVGNIDPMVAQKRALLICKMEHLQNQLSKTKLLLDTGNIDLLPDKGERLRQSIMAQEKEIEEIAIELENTPLTQQDKDVQFVKKDFITHKLTYTSDLDSEHDINSIPTKLKTSLEMKELGARAQATLNKELALTVDRIQDLHGSLLARPTEEQRADDPQGLKVQLMPHQQHALAWLMWREQQRPPGGVLADDMGLGKTLTMISLIIAAKKSKSTEDSSDEEWTNYKTAVKHKGGTLVVCPASLLSQWENEILNRCKRGLLSIEVYHGTNRETVPKRLARNDVVITTYNILSREYKTKSTTYRIHWDRVILDEAHVVRNHKSQASEAVCGLVANKRWALSGTPIQNKEMDLYSILKFLKCTPFDDLRVWKRWVDNKDHSGRQRLATVMDTLMLRRTKQELQDKGELECLPDKMIEEIIVELDEQEQLVYEKVLIYSRTLFAQFLSQRAEKDHMDDLASGAYDKPAFLSNPNKNTQFTKAQNKLLSLHADVKAHEILVLLLRLRQICVHPTLIHSMLDQEDMMESGIMDMQNIDSNILLQMNNITLQDSDDNKNENDQEIGIDHRVTTNLLTSKNPVFKAERISSKMKVVLSKVEEILEKNDKLIIVSQWSSMLKIVASYLSSIRGATFSMFTGNVAIKDRQGVMDSFNSPNRDPRILLLSLTAGGVGLNLVGGNHLLLIDIHWNPQLEVQAQDRIYRFGQKKNVSIYKFICKDTIEERIKQLQEKKMEIAQNVLSGGKTSVASKLTLNDLKSLFGL